The Methanolacinia petrolearia DSM 11571 genome has a segment encoding these proteins:
- a CDS encoding alpha/beta hydrolase: protein MDKEYIKIDNNEIAIPAVLWGKSGHRLLIEVHGNCSGKEDTVIEMIAQTAVSAGYRAPSFDLPTHGERQGDNYECNPENCVSDLKAVYDYAETISSEISLFACSIGAYFSLLAYHDLDLEQSLFLSPIVNMERLIENMMKNNGISEERLNSEGRIQLPDGQALDINYYRYVKDNPVSFEWKSPTSILYGSKDDLSEWKEISGFSSRYKAPVTVLEGGEHFFHTDEQLRAFDSWAKEDLGGSAGYPSR from the coding sequence ATGGATAAAGAGTACATAAAGATAGATAACAACGAAATTGCGATCCCTGCTGTTCTTTGGGGAAAATCAGGCCACAGGTTATTGATCGAGGTACATGGCAACTGCTCCGGCAAAGAAGACACAGTCATAGAGATGATAGCACAAACGGCCGTCTCCGCCGGTTACCGGGCCCCAAGTTTCGATCTCCCTACGCATGGCGAACGACAAGGTGATAATTACGAATGTAATCCTGAAAACTGCGTAAGCGATCTTAAGGCGGTCTATGATTATGCAGAAACGATTTCGTCGGAAATCAGTTTATTCGCGTGCAGTATCGGGGCCTATTTCAGCCTCCTTGCCTATCATGATCTTGATTTGGAGCAAAGCCTGTTCCTGTCCCCTATAGTGAATATGGAACGACTTATCGAGAACATGATGAAAAATAACGGTATAAGCGAAGAGAGACTTAACAGCGAAGGCAGGATTCAGCTCCCTGACGGCCAGGCCCTGGACATTAATTATTACCGCTACGTGAAAGATAATCCGGTTTCATTCGAATGGAAATCACCTACATCGATTCTTTACGGTTCAAAGGATGATCTGTCGGAATGGAAAGAAATTTCCGGTTTTTCTTCACGGTACAAAGCGCCGGTTACGGTTCTCGAAGGCGGAGAGCATTTCTTCCATACCGATGAACAGCTCCGGGCATTCGATTCGTGGGCGAAAGAGGATCTGGGCGGATCGGCAGGCTATCCTTCCCGTTAA
- a CDS encoding trans-aconitate 2-methyltransferase, with product MNNDSINEWDKAAAEYSRSQENSPYSLFNKKYVKSLLVRDLHGLSILDAGCGDGYYANFFMSREQM from the coding sequence ATGAACAACGATTCTATTAATGAGTGGGACAAGGCTGCAGCCGAATATTCCAGATCACAGGAAAATTCTCCCTATTCCTTATTCAACAAAAAATATGTAAAATCATTATTGGTTCGTGATCTCCATGGCCTCAGTATTCTTGATGCAGGTTGCGGAGACGGATATTATGCGAATTTTTTCATGAGCAGGGAGCAGATGTAA
- the ppcA gene encoding phosphoenolpyruvate carboxylase — translation MSADYSHVPRCMSTQHPDNVHPPFFAQNPVLEGEDEVVEAYYVYSNLGCDEQMWDCEGKEVDSFVVKKLLSRYGDYFSERQIGREKFLTLRVPNPEIEHTEGKILLETLESIPRSFDLASLFYKNDFAPIFEVILPMTSSFESIDNIYQYYRDFVVGKKDKRLGGRDCTIADWVGDIRPEKINVIPLFEDMKSILNSDKILRRYIDGKKIDYQRVFFARSDPAMNYGLIGAVLLNKIGLYKAGAVSEATGVPVLPIIGAGSAPFRGNLRPDTIRRTLAEYPGAWTFTVQSAFKYDYPAEDVRKAVEELKKAPVNPAPEISEERCTDIVERYSAEYNRHLKELAGLVNRVAPYVPQRRKRKLHIGLFGYSRSSGDIELPRAITFTAAMYSIGVPPEILGLSALKENDMEYLHEVYANFEQDILDSLRYLNPESPYIPEGIMEFVGDHFDFETNPDHTNITNKIIADITGNSCFEMQNDILAAAGIRKFIG, via the coding sequence ATGTCCGCAGATTATAGCCATGTTCCGAGATGCATGAGCACCCAGCATCCGGACAACGTTCACCCGCCTTTCTTTGCCCAAAACCCTGTACTTGAGGGTGAAGACGAGGTGGTTGAGGCCTATTACGTCTATTCAAATCTCGGGTGCGACGAGCAGATGTGGGACTGCGAGGGGAAGGAAGTCGATAGTTTCGTTGTAAAAAAACTCCTTTCGAGATACGGTGATTATTTCAGCGAGAGACAGATCGGCAGGGAAAAATTCCTTACACTGAGAGTTCCGAACCCTGAGATCGAGCATACCGAGGGAAAGATCCTGCTTGAGACTCTCGAAAGCATCCCGAGATCGTTCGACCTGGCAAGTCTGTTCTATAAAAACGACTTCGCCCCGATATTTGAGGTAATCCTCCCGATGACCTCTTCATTCGAATCGATCGACAACATCTACCAGTATTACCGTGATTTTGTCGTAGGCAAGAAGGACAAGCGTCTTGGCGGCCGTGATTGCACGATTGCCGACTGGGTGGGCGACATCAGGCCGGAAAAGATAAACGTAATTCCGCTTTTCGAGGATATGAAGAGCATCCTCAATTCGGATAAGATACTCAGGCGTTATATCGACGGCAAAAAAATTGATTACCAGAGGGTCTTCTTCGCCCGCTCCGATCCAGCAATGAATTACGGGCTGATCGGCGCAGTCCTCCTGAACAAGATTGGCCTCTATAAAGCCGGTGCAGTTTCCGAAGCGACTGGTGTTCCTGTTCTCCCGATCATCGGTGCAGGCTCCGCTCCGTTCAGGGGAAACCTCAGGCCTGATACGATCCGGCGGACACTTGCCGAATACCCGGGAGCATGGACCTTCACTGTCCAGTCCGCATTCAAGTACGACTACCCGGCGGAAGATGTGCGAAAAGCAGTGGAAGAACTTAAAAAAGCGCCTGTAAACCCTGCGCCTGAGATCTCAGAAGAAAGGTGCACAGATATTGTAGAACGCTACTCTGCGGAGTACAACAGGCACCTGAAAGAGCTTGCAGGACTCGTCAACAGGGTTGCACCCTATGTACCTCAGAGGAGGAAGCGGAAGCTCCATATAGGACTCTTCGGTTACTCCAGGTCTTCCGGCGACATCGAACTTCCGAGGGCAATCACATTCACGGCGGCGATGTATTCTATCGGAGTTCCACCTGAGATTCTCGGCCTGTCCGCATTAAAAGAGAACGATATGGAATATCTCCATGAAGTCTACGCGAACTTCGAACAGGACATTCTCGATTCACTGAGATACCTGAACCCTGAATCGCCCTATATTCCTGAAGGCATAATGGAATTTGTCGGCGATCATTTCGATTTCGAAACGAACCCGGATCATACGAATATCACGAATAAAATCATCGCCGATATAACAGGCAACAGCTGCTTCGAGATGCAGAACGACATTCTCGCCGCTGCAGGAATCAGGAAATTCATCGGATAA
- a CDS encoding radical SAM protein has product MLSKGCRQCHKGAKMVLFITGMCEKDCWYCPISYERKNKDRTFANDRLVEKPEDVLEEARNMNALGTGITGGEALLETERVIFYAGMLKAEFGDEHHIHLYTGMAPSKERLTRLKGLVDEIRFHPPQELWDNILGTDYIRAINDAKELGMEATIEVPSLPGLEKLIPVLPLIDYLNINELEWSETNAAAMRERELSLEDDYHNAVPGAKEWAGELLAADDKVHWCSSTFKDSVQLRERLKRIAENTARPFEEITEDGTVVYGVLIPSGPVPEDLEEELCEIFDDRIELAWWLLTEYPDDFPGDKKIIERYPNNGMIVEVTPV; this is encoded by the coding sequence GTGCTCAGCAAAGGATGCAGGCAATGCCATAAAGGCGCAAAGATGGTGCTGTTCATTACAGGCATGTGCGAGAAGGATTGCTGGTACTGCCCGATATCCTACGAAAGAAAGAATAAAGACAGGACATTTGCAAACGACAGGCTCGTCGAAAAACCCGAAGATGTCCTGGAAGAAGCAAGGAATATGAACGCCCTCGGAACGGGGATTACCGGCGGAGAAGCGCTTCTCGAGACTGAACGCGTCATATTTTATGCAGGGATGCTGAAAGCAGAGTTCGGGGACGAGCATCATATACACCTGTATACAGGAATGGCTCCGTCGAAGGAGAGGTTAACGAGGCTAAAAGGCCTCGTCGACGAGATCAGGTTCCACCCGCCGCAGGAGCTTTGGGACAATATACTCGGGACCGACTATATCAGGGCAATAAATGATGCAAAGGAACTCGGGATGGAGGCGACGATCGAGGTACCGTCGCTTCCGGGCCTTGAAAAACTCATCCCGGTTCTTCCCCTTATCGATTACCTGAATATCAACGAACTTGAATGGAGCGAGACGAACGCCGCCGCAATGAGGGAGAGAGAGCTGAGTCTCGAAGACGACTATCATAATGCGGTACCGGGAGCAAAGGAGTGGGCCGGAGAACTTCTTGCCGCAGATGACAAGGTCCACTGGTGCTCATCGACCTTCAAGGACTCCGTTCAGCTCCGTGAAAGGCTCAAGAGGATCGCTGAAAATACCGCACGCCCGTTCGAGGAGATCACAGAGGACGGAACTGTCGTCTACGGGGTGCTGATCCCGTCGGGACCTGTCCCTGAGGATCTCGAAGAAGAACTCTGCGAGATATTCGATGACAGGATCGAGCTTGCATGGTGGCTGTTGACCGAATACCCCGACGACTTTCCGGGAGACAAAAAGATAATTGAAAGATACCCCAATAATGGAATGATTGTCGAGGTGACACCAGTTTGA
- the lysS gene encoding lysine--tRNA ligase encodes MNRQEKIHWADVIAAEVRQDIPHRIATGITPSGPIHIGNMREVLTGDIVYKAMQEKGLEVELMYNADEFDPLRKVYPFLPEEYSKYIGMPICDIPCPCGKHKSYAEHFLEPFLNSLEELDVKPKVLRSSELYRSGMFTEEIKTALENAPRIKKILESVSGRQLPENWVPFYPICSSCGTISNAELLEHDPEKHLVRYRCGCGHEGVCDYSKGEGKLVWRVDWPMRWKALGVTIEPFGKDHAAAGGSYDTGKKIVEEIFGGSAPFPVPYEWISLKGKGAMASSTGVAITIDSMLEIVPPDVLRYLIVKTKPEKAITFDPGMGLLSLIDEYSKIAEKGEGREYEFSKISSVATDIPFRHLVTVVQTARNENDIFDILERSGYNVTNRDAVIRRVHRAEKWVEKYAPDMVKFTVAKELPPECAELSDGQKKAISNLVGKYSALNTWNAGDLHNVVYEAADEAGIDSKELFTAIYISILGKQRGPRAGWFLEALGRDFVIERLKETVE; translated from the coding sequence ATGAACAGGCAGGAAAAGATACACTGGGCTGATGTAATTGCCGCAGAAGTCCGGCAGGATATTCCTCACAGGATTGCTACCGGGATTACACCGTCGGGCCCTATCCATATCGGCAATATGAGAGAGGTCCTTACAGGCGACATCGTATACAAGGCTATGCAGGAGAAGGGCCTTGAAGTAGAACTCATGTACAATGCGGACGAGTTCGATCCCTTAAGAAAGGTCTACCCGTTCCTTCCCGAAGAATACAGCAAATATATCGGGATGCCAATCTGCGACATCCCGTGCCCCTGCGGGAAGCACAAAAGCTATGCCGAACATTTTCTCGAACCGTTCCTTAACTCGCTCGAAGAACTTGATGTAAAACCGAAAGTCCTCAGGTCAAGCGAATTATACAGGTCCGGGATGTTTACCGAAGAGATCAAAACCGCACTTGAGAACGCACCCAGGATAAAGAAGATCCTCGAGAGCGTTTCGGGAAGACAGCTCCCGGAGAACTGGGTCCCGTTCTATCCCATATGCAGCAGCTGCGGGACCATCTCGAACGCAGAACTTCTCGAACACGATCCTGAAAAGCACCTTGTCAGGTACAGGTGCGGCTGCGGCCACGAAGGAGTATGCGACTACTCGAAAGGCGAGGGCAAACTCGTATGGCGTGTCGACTGGCCGATGAGATGGAAGGCGCTCGGAGTCACGATCGAGCCCTTCGGAAAGGACCACGCTGCAGCCGGCGGCTCATACGACACGGGCAAAAAGATAGTGGAAGAGATCTTCGGCGGCTCCGCACCGTTCCCTGTTCCTTATGAATGGATCAGCCTCAAGGGAAAAGGAGCGATGGCTTCATCGACCGGAGTTGCGATAACAATAGACTCGATGCTCGAGATAGTTCCGCCCGACGTCCTGAGGTACCTTATAGTAAAGACGAAACCCGAGAAGGCAATCACATTCGATCCCGGCATGGGCCTGCTCTCGCTCATCGACGAATACTCAAAAATCGCAGAGAAGGGAGAAGGGCGGGAGTATGAGTTCTCAAAAATATCGAGCGTTGCAACCGACATCCCGTTCAGGCATCTTGTAACCGTCGTACAGACTGCAAGAAATGAGAACGACATCTTCGACATACTCGAGAGAAGCGGGTACAATGTAACAAACCGCGATGCCGTGATCAGGAGAGTTCACAGGGCGGAGAAGTGGGTGGAGAAATATGCTCCCGATATGGTGAAGTTCACCGTTGCAAAGGAGCTGCCTCCCGAATGCGCCGAACTTTCCGACGGACAGAAGAAAGCCATATCGAACCTTGTAGGGAAATACTCCGCTCTTAACACATGGAATGCCGGGGATCTTCATAATGTGGTCTATGAAGCGGCAGATGAAGCGGGAATCGACTCAAAAGAACTCTTCACTGCGATATATATCTCGATACTCGGAAAGCAGAGAGGGCCGCGTGCAGGGTGGTTCCTCGAGGCGCTCGGCAGGGATTTCGTGATCGAAAGGCTCAAAGAAACGGTGGAATAA
- the uppS gene encoding polyprenyl diphosphate synthase: MRKPGQVLESFYERRILGQCRHIPDHIAIIQDGNRRYAKERGIDVAIGHRMGAEKTNMVLEWARDIGVRHLTLYCFSTENFNRSEYEQNELFKLFTEKAMETLEDERVHENRIRFQMVGDRDLVPEDLLKRIEKVEEVTKNYNNFTINLALAYGGRNEILHATKSILNDIERGVLTPEDITEDLINAHLYHGMNIPPVDLIIRTGDDKRTSNFLPWLANGNESAVYFCAPYWPVFRKIDLLRGIRVFSNRVDSSYLP; the protein is encoded by the coding sequence TTGAGAAAGCCGGGACAGGTACTGGAATCTTTTTACGAGAGACGTATACTCGGGCAGTGCAGGCATATCCCGGATCATATCGCTATCATCCAGGACGGGAACAGGAGATATGCAAAAGAGAGAGGGATCGATGTAGCGATAGGACACAGGATGGGAGCCGAGAAGACAAATATGGTTCTCGAATGGGCAAGAGACATCGGCGTCAGGCATCTTACGCTATACTGCTTTTCCACCGAAAATTTCAACAGGTCGGAATACGAGCAGAACGAGCTGTTTAAACTCTTTACTGAAAAAGCCATGGAAACCCTTGAAGATGAGAGGGTTCACGAGAACAGGATACGATTCCAGATGGTAGGCGACCGCGATCTTGTTCCGGAAGATCTCCTGAAAAGGATTGAAAAAGTTGAGGAAGTCACAAAAAACTACAACAATTTTACAATAAATCTTGCTCTCGCCTACGGCGGCAGAAACGAGATCCTCCATGCGACAAAGAGCATCCTGAACGATATTGAAAGAGGCGTCCTGACTCCTGAAGATATAACCGAAGACCTGATCAACGCCCACCTCTATCACGGCATGAATATCCCTCCGGTGGATCTGATCATAAGGACCGGGGACGACAAAAGGACATCCAACTTCCTGCCCTGGCTTGCAAACGGAAACGAATCGGCGGTATATTTCTGTGCACCCTACTGGCCGGTATTCCGGAAGATCGACCTCTTAAGGGGTATCAGGGTCTTCAGCAACAGAGTAGACAGCTCTTATTTGCCGTAA
- a CDS encoding lysylphosphatidylglycerol synthase transmembrane domain-containing protein — MDRNQWKWLAVSIVFSIIVLAVVLYFTIDEQTITYLQQLKPVYLIAALVLHMISMCFWSMRIKMMSLSLGYKVPFLHCLNMVFANLLIAAVTPSQAGGEPVRIHELYRVNVPLGDATAIVIMERVLDGILLGIIGGVAMFLLWIGAEELGLTITIPLLFMWLMIVGFVVLFAYSVKNPEFLKRLIKKVSGWFTKRWRAEKIEKLTKDIDEEVDNFNSALKNYVSHSKRGLMWGALFTVLYWFSEFYIASLILMGLGEGPHIVESFVAQIIIAIIMMIPLTPGSSGIAELSATSLYALFVPSAIVGIFVVLWRLILYYFNIFLGIFGTVIIVKREVVRKAIKDKIAKAGQLRKD, encoded by the coding sequence ATGGACAGGAATCAGTGGAAATGGCTTGCGGTTTCAATCGTATTCAGTATAATTGTTCTTGCAGTTGTTCTCTATTTTACCATAGACGAACAGACAATAACTTATCTTCAGCAGTTAAAGCCGGTATATCTTATTGCAGCTCTGGTACTGCACATGATATCCATGTGTTTCTGGTCCATGAGGATCAAGATGATGTCCCTGTCACTGGGATATAAAGTCCCGTTCCTCCACTGCCTGAATATGGTGTTTGCAAATCTCCTGATCGCAGCAGTGACTCCCTCTCAGGCAGGAGGGGAGCCTGTCAGAATACATGAACTATACCGGGTCAACGTTCCGCTGGGTGACGCTACAGCAATCGTCATCATGGAGAGGGTTCTTGACGGCATCCTGCTGGGCATAATAGGGGGAGTCGCAATGTTTCTCCTGTGGATCGGTGCGGAAGAGCTTGGTCTTACAATAACGATTCCGCTTCTCTTCATGTGGCTGATGATCGTCGGGTTTGTGGTTCTCTTTGCATATTCAGTTAAGAATCCCGAGTTTCTCAAGAGGCTGATCAAGAAGGTCTCAGGCTGGTTCACGAAACGCTGGCGTGCAGAAAAGATTGAGAAGCTTACAAAAGATATCGACGAGGAGGTCGACAATTTCAACTCCGCCCTGAAGAATTATGTGAGCCACTCGAAAAGAGGTCTTATGTGGGGAGCTCTCTTCACAGTTCTCTACTGGTTCTCCGAGTTCTACATCGCTTCGCTTATACTGATGGGTCTTGGCGAAGGGCCGCATATCGTCGAATCGTTTGTGGCACAGATTATTATTGCCATAATCATGATGATCCCGCTTACACCGGGAAGTTCTGGTATCGCAGAACTCTCGGCTACGTCTCTTTACGCACTCTTCGTTCCGTCTGCAATAGTAGGCATATTCGTGGTCCTGTGGAGGCTTATCCTGTATTACTTCAATATCTTCCTCGGGATCTTTGGGACAGTCATAATTGTCAAGCGTGAGGTAGTCAGGAAGGCGATAAAGGATAAGATCGCAAAGGCGGGTCAGCTAAGGAAAGATTAG
- a CDS encoding DUF357 domain-containing protein has protein sequence MKIKAAGDLLKEKIEFSSISPPENTPLHSAAEEIIEMALAYLSDGGTFLGSGDEVNALASYAYGLGWLDAGIYAGLISCMADIGFTTLNCDEEIPEPLNDHLEEKTGRYHRMLDSAVRGVTPAPDKESPVFTAAIDIMDIAGRHLTEGWGYEQEKEGDNSLSSALWHFSYGYGWLDAGVRIGILSITGDRRLFTV, from the coding sequence ATGAAGATCAAAGCCGCAGGGGATCTGCTGAAGGAAAAGATCGAATTCTCGTCGATATCTCCCCCGGAGAATACACCGCTGCACAGTGCCGCTGAGGAGATCATCGAAATGGCACTCGCCTACCTGAGCGACGGCGGCACATTCCTCGGGTCGGGCGACGAAGTAAACGCCCTTGCATCATATGCATACGGACTGGGATGGCTGGATGCCGGGATATACGCGGGGCTGATCTCGTGCATGGCCGATATCGGGTTCACAACTCTGAATTGCGACGAAGAGATCCCTGAACCTCTCAATGATCACCTTGAGGAGAAGACCGGAAGATATCACCGCATGCTGGACTCGGCCGTCAGAGGTGTCACACCCGCACCGGATAAAGAGAGTCCTGTCTTTACTGCAGCGATTGATATCATGGATATTGCCGGGAGGCATCTTACGGAAGGGTGGGGCTATGAACAGGAAAAAGAAGGTGACAACAGCCTTTCTTCTGCGCTCTGGCATTTCAGTTACGGCTACGGGTGGCTGGATGCCGGTGTTCGCATTGGAATCCTCTCCATTACTGGAGACAGGAGACTGTTCACTGTTTAA
- the dph5 gene encoding diphthine synthase → MLYFVGLGLFDEKDISIKGLERIRDSDEIFLESYTSRLTGTNIQKMELLYGKKLTILGRQDVENEPEKILEAAKKGDAVFLTGGDPMVSTTHSDLRIRAMREGIETAIIHASSIQSAVCGLSGLQNYRFGKSCSVPYPEKGWFPTTPLNTILKNLDDNLHTIVFLDIKPDRFMTVNEGIEIIEQMAGMENKTPPKLYIGIARAGSDAPAVIAGDAEKLKSADFGDPLHILIVPGELHMMEQEYLETFAGL, encoded by the coding sequence ATGCTGTACTTTGTCGGATTAGGACTCTTTGATGAGAAAGATATATCAATAAAAGGTCTTGAGCGCATAAGGGACTCTGACGAAATTTTTCTTGAGTCATACACCTCGCGTCTCACGGGAACGAATATTCAAAAAATGGAGCTCCTTTACGGAAAAAAACTCACCATTCTCGGGCGCCAGGATGTAGAGAACGAACCTGAAAAAATTCTTGAGGCTGCAAAAAAAGGCGATGCAGTGTTCCTCACCGGCGGTGATCCAATGGTTTCTACCACGCATTCGGATCTTCGCATCAGGGCTATGAGGGAGGGCATAGAAACTGCAATAATCCACGCGTCGTCAATACAAAGTGCGGTGTGCGGGCTCTCCGGGCTCCAGAACTACAGGTTCGGGAAATCATGCTCCGTTCCCTACCCTGAGAAGGGATGGTTCCCTACGACTCCTCTCAATACAATCCTGAAGAACCTTGACGACAACCTGCACACCATTGTCTTTCTCGATATCAAACCGGACAGGTTCATGACTGTAAACGAAGGGATAGAGATTATCGAGCAGATGGCAGGGATGGAGAACAAAACTCCCCCTAAGCTCTATATAGGAATTGCAAGGGCTGGATCGGATGCACCGGCGGTTATCGCAGGCGATGCCGAAAAACTGAAATCAGCAGACTTCGGCGATCCGCTTCACATCCTTATCGTTCCCGGAGAGCTTCATATGATGGAGCAGGAATACCTCGAAACTTTTGCAGGATTATGA
- a CDS encoding DUF7289 family protein — translation MNRIYSEEGLSEVIGIIMILALIMVFLSIWVIYAVPADGRQQEIEHMGYIQDWFTQYKITADSLWINYDPVTGDGPSDITVSNSLVLGSQGGATYSQGLFLIFMRPFGSSGTISLENGSEWFEISNSSGVLLNEEIGSVQYKALNNYWISQTYYYEMGGVFLEQSDGTVNRVAPLFGFSSNGQVATLVIVNLDTEGSGTRSISGESQVRIDTSLTDSTEEYTFEPVSGEPYTINMTLRDASAAKAWRSILKELGGGTVTQTGNQTTITGLDSINYQYANYTVSLQSVAATFT, via the coding sequence ATGAATCGTATATATAGTGAAGAAGGCCTTTCCGAGGTAATAGGAATTATCATGATCCTTGCCCTGATAATGGTATTTCTTTCAATATGGGTTATCTATGCCGTTCCTGCGGACGGGAGACAGCAGGAGATCGAGCACATGGGTTATATCCAGGACTGGTTCACACAATACAAGATTACGGCCGATTCGCTGTGGATAAATTACGATCCCGTGACTGGTGACGGTCCAAGTGATATCACGGTCTCGAATTCGCTTGTGCTCGGGTCGCAGGGTGGAGCAACATACAGCCAGGGGCTGTTTCTGATATTCATGAGGCCTTTTGGATCATCCGGAACAATTTCACTGGAAAACGGTTCCGAATGGTTCGAAATAAGCAACAGCAGCGGTGTTCTTTTGAATGAGGAGATCGGTAGCGTCCAGTACAAGGCACTGAATAACTATTGGATATCTCAGACCTATTATTACGAGATGGGGGGGGTGTTCCTTGAGCAAAGCGACGGGACAGTAAACAGGGTCGCTCCTCTTTTCGGTTTCAGTTCAAATGGTCAGGTAGCCACATTGGTGATCGTAAATCTTGATACGGAAGGATCGGGAACGAGATCGATCAGCGGAGAAAGCCAGGTCCGTATTGATACCTCACTTACGGACAGCACCGAAGAATATACATTCGAACCGGTTTCAGGAGAACCGTATACTATAAACATGACACTCAGGGACGCATCTGCTGCAAAGGCCTGGCGCAGTATCCTGAAAGAACTCGGCGGAGGTACTGTGACTCAGACCGGGAACCAGACTACAATAACAGGCCTGGATTCGATAAATTACCAGTACGCCAATTATACGGTTTCTCTGCAGTCTGTTGCAGCAACCTTCACCTGA
- a CDS encoding undecaprenyl diphosphate synthase family protein has protein sequence MWLTLNHRHTPNDWNVFGASIDMLIRRYYESRLKKGIINPPESVCFMLTDRDVADAPEKTNEVAKWCCDLGISHITFHVDTDNPGGLKSFLEKLKEISGFAQVNIYCAGEKFVAGEGADVHVAIGVSGREEIVRCIRHMAQEKLHPKDVDEEMIESHLSFRYEPDLVIKAGGSHLTDFLIWQSVYSELFFTDVNWSEFRKIDLLRALRDYQTRKRRYGK, from the coding sequence TTGTGGTTGACTCTTAACCACAGACATACACCGAACGACTGGAATGTCTTTGGGGCATCAATTGACATGCTTATAAGGCGGTATTACGAAAGCAGGCTGAAGAAGGGGATTATAAATCCTCCCGAATCCGTATGCTTCATGCTGACTGACAGGGATGTCGCCGATGCCCCGGAGAAAACCAATGAAGTGGCGAAATGGTGTTGCGATCTTGGGATCAGCCATATCACGTTTCATGTCGATACGGACAATCCCGGGGGATTGAAATCTTTCCTTGAAAAGTTAAAAGAGATCTCCGGATTTGCACAGGTAAACATCTATTGTGCAGGTGAGAAATTCGTTGCAGGCGAAGGTGCGGACGTCCATGTAGCAATTGGCGTAAGCGGCAGGGAGGAGATTGTTCGCTGCATACGGCACATGGCACAGGAAAAATTACACCCGAAAGACGTCGACGAAGAGATGATCGAGTCCCACCTGAGTTTCAGGTACGAACCCGACCTTGTAATAAAAGCCGGCGGCAGTCACCTGACCGACTTCCTGATATGGCAGTCGGTGTACTCGGAACTGTTCTTTACCGACGTAAACTGGAGTGAATTCAGAAAAATAGATCTCCTTAGAGCCCTCCGCGATTACCAGACAAGAAAAAGGCGTTACGGCAAATAA
- a CDS encoding methyltransferase domain-containing protein has product MLKMAKEKYLEIKFDLLDLEEELPYSDEQFDIIFCNQVLMDLKNISSTIANFSRVLTGDTSISLLFTHAFTWATGKLMIKEKRRIKK; this is encoded by the coding sequence ATGCTGAAGATGGCAAAAGAGAAGTACCTGGAAATAAAATTTGATTTACTGGATTTGGAAGAAGAATTACCCTATTCCGATGAACAATTCGACATTATATTCTGCAACCAGGTTTTAATGGATCTTAAAAACATCTCAAGTACCATAGCAAATTTTTCAAGAGTATTGACGGGGGATACTTCTATTTCTCTGTTGTTCACCCATGCTTTTACCTGGGCGACTGGGAAACTGATGATAAAGGAAAAAAGACGCATAAAAAAATAA